The following are from one region of the Deinococcus radiopugnans ATCC 19172 genome:
- the clpS gene encoding ATP-dependent Clp protease adapter ClpS, translating into MTRRDGGRDEQGRTQTLERTTTQRPRLYRVLLLNDDYTPMDFVVMVLSRYFRKAEQEAETIMLAVHHKGQGVAGVYTRDVAETKVAQVTAHARQEGHPLRVVAEPEAAE; encoded by the coding sequence ATGACGCGCCGTGACGGTGGCCGTGACGAACAAGGCCGCACCCAGACCCTCGAACGCACCACGACTCAGCGCCCCAGGCTGTACCGGGTGCTGCTGCTCAACGACGATTACACGCCGATGGATTTTGTGGTGATGGTGCTGTCCCGGTACTTCCGCAAAGCCGAGCAGGAGGCCGAGACCATCATGCTGGCGGTGCATCACAAGGGCCAGGGCGTCGCCGGGGTCTACACCCGCGACGTGGCCGAGACCAAGGTGGCCCAGGTGACTGCCCACGCCCGTCAGGAGGGCCATCCGCTGCGCGTGGTGGCCGAGCCGGAGGCAGCAGAATGA
- a CDS encoding ABC transporter ATP-binding protein codes for MTPTLPDASVHVRDLKKQYAVHEKEPGFMGSLRSFVSRKTKYVEAVKGVSFDLAPGEVVGFLGPNGAGKTTTLKMLSGLLHPSGGEARIAGFEPRKRETAFLKQITLVMGQKQQLIWDLPALDSFLVNQAIYEIPDDQYRATMREFTEVLSLDGILKKQVRKLSLGERMKCELAAALLHRPRVLFLDEPTIGLDVNMQESVRAFIRDYNERYGATVILTSHYMADVTALAQRILVIDSGQLVFDGDLARLAEQGKGGGKTVKLKLREAVSAAQLAPYGGDVKVDGLSVEMTVPRAEVSVRASRLLADLDVADLTVEDPPIEAVMAELFGAAEKVDVKEAVVSR; via the coding sequence ATGACCCCAACCTTGCCGGACGCCTCCGTTCACGTCCGTGACCTGAAAAAACAGTACGCCGTCCACGAGAAGGAGCCGGGCTTCATGGGCAGCCTCCGCAGCTTCGTGAGCCGCAAAACCAAGTATGTGGAGGCCGTCAAGGGGGTGTCCTTCGATCTCGCGCCGGGTGAGGTAGTAGGTTTTCTGGGGCCGAACGGGGCGGGCAAGACCACCACCCTCAAGATGCTCTCGGGGCTGCTGCATCCGTCCGGCGGCGAGGCGCGGATCGCCGGCTTCGAGCCGCGCAAACGCGAGACGGCGTTTCTCAAGCAGATCACATTGGTGATGGGCCAGAAACAGCAGTTGATCTGGGATTTGCCCGCGCTGGACAGCTTTCTGGTCAATCAGGCCATCTACGAGATTCCCGACGATCAGTACCGCGCCACCATGCGCGAGTTCACCGAGGTGCTGTCGCTGGACGGCATCCTCAAGAAGCAGGTTCGCAAGCTGAGCCTGGGCGAGCGCATGAAGTGCGAACTGGCCGCCGCCCTGCTGCACCGCCCCCGCGTGCTGTTTCTGGACGAGCCGACGATTGGCCTGGACGTGAACATGCAGGAGTCGGTGCGCGCTTTTATCCGCGACTACAACGAGCGTTACGGGGCCACCGTGATCCTGACCAGCCACTACATGGCCGACGTGACGGCGCTGGCCCAGCGCATTCTGGTGATCGACAGCGGCCAGCTGGTCTTCGACGGCGATCTGGCCCGGCTGGCCGAGCAGGGCAAGGGTGGCGGCAAGACCGTGAAGCTCAAGCTGCGCGAGGCCGTCAGCGCCGCACAACTCGCCCCCTACGGAGGTGACGTGAAGGTGGACGGCCTGAGCGTGGAGATGACCGTGCCCCGCGCCGAGGTCAGCGTGCGGGCCTCCAGACTGCTGGCCGATCTGGACGTGGCGGATCTGACCGTGGAAGACCCGCCCATCGAGGCGGTGATGGCGGAACTGTTCGGGGCGGCGGAGAAAGTGGACGTCAAGGAGGCGGTGGTCAGCCGATGA
- a CDS encoding ABC transporter permease has protein sequence MSMLRKTRVLFATRFAEMAEYRAEVIIWMLSGTISLVMMLVWMAQAASAPGGQINGYDGSEFATYFLSVWLVGQLLVVWVGWELDFMIRQGTLSPKLLRPMDPMWVEYAAHVAERFVRIGPMLVLLAIFAFLSGASFTREWWAYPVTLGLCILGFTVRFLYEYALGLLAFWTESSTAFSEVAWLLYAALGGLFAPLTFYPQWVQNIAVWTPFPYMLGLPAQLLAGKATLAQAGHGALILFGWVVLFWFVRLAIWRLGLKKYGAVGA, from the coding sequence ATGAGCATGCTCCGCAAAACCCGCGTCCTCTTTGCCACCCGCTTTGCGGAAATGGCCGAATACCGCGCCGAGGTCATCATCTGGATGCTGTCGGGCACCATCTCGCTGGTGATGATGCTGGTGTGGATGGCGCAGGCGGCGTCCGCTCCCGGCGGCCAGATCAACGGCTACGACGGCTCCGAGTTCGCCACCTACTTCCTGAGCGTGTGGCTGGTGGGGCAGCTGCTGGTGGTGTGGGTGGGCTGGGAACTGGATTTCATGATCCGGCAGGGCACGCTGTCGCCCAAGCTGCTGCGGCCGATGGATCCCATGTGGGTGGAGTACGCCGCCCACGTTGCCGAGCGCTTCGTCCGCATCGGGCCGATGCTGGTGCTGCTGGCGATCTTCGCCTTCCTGTCGGGCGCGTCGTTTACTCGCGAGTGGTGGGCCTATCCCGTCACGCTGGGCCTGTGCATTCTGGGCTTCACCGTCCGCTTCCTGTACGAGTACGCGCTGGGCCTGCTGGCGTTCTGGACGGAAAGCAGCACCGCCTTTTCCGAGGTGGCGTGGCTGCTGTACGCCGCGCTGGGCGGCCTGTTCGCCCCGCTGACCTTCTACCCGCAGTGGGTGCAGAACATCGCGGTCTGGACGCCGTTTCCCTACATGCTGGGCCTGCCGGCGCAACTGCTGGCGGGCAAGGCCACGCTGGCGCAGGCGGGCCACGGCGCCCTGATCCTGTTCGGCTGGGTGGTCTTGTTCTGGTTCGTGCGGCTGGCGATCTGGCGTCTGGGCCTGAAGAAGTACGGGGCGGTGGGGGCGTGA
- a CDS encoding ABC transporter permease, translating into MTRYLRLIRIFTGATISAQLEYRANFIGAVLSSLGQVGVALLAIGVLFGQGSDTVGGWTFREALLVTGFFILTEGFIAVFIQPSMSRIADAIRTGSMDFTLLKPVDAQFSVSTRYLNVLRVPDILIGLGLIVYAASALTTTLGGVLIAAVLYASALTIVYCIWLALSTTAFWFVKTQNVAELFNGIFGAGRFPVTAFPLPVRFALTFIVPIALITTVPAQAMTGRLSPALAMASPLVAAGLFAVTRLFWLRAVGSYTSASS; encoded by the coding sequence ATGACCCGTTACCTGCGCTTGATCCGCATCTTCACCGGGGCCACCATCTCGGCGCAGCTGGAGTACCGGGCCAATTTCATCGGCGCCGTCCTGAGCAGTCTGGGACAGGTGGGCGTGGCGCTGCTGGCGATTGGCGTGCTGTTCGGGCAGGGCAGCGACACGGTGGGCGGCTGGACGTTCCGTGAGGCGCTGCTGGTCACGGGCTTTTTCATCCTGACCGAGGGGTTTATCGCCGTGTTTATCCAGCCCAGCATGAGCCGCATTGCCGACGCCATCCGCACCGGCAGCATGGATTTCACGCTGCTCAAGCCGGTGGACGCGCAGTTCAGCGTCAGCACGCGTTACCTGAACGTGCTGCGCGTGCCCGACATTCTGATTGGCCTGGGCCTGATCGTGTACGCGGCCTCGGCGCTGACCACCACACTGGGCGGGGTGCTGATTGCCGCCGTGCTGTACGCCTCGGCGCTGACCATCGTGTACTGCATCTGGCTGGCGCTGTCCACCACGGCGTTCTGGTTCGTCAAGACGCAGAACGTGGCCGAACTGTTCAACGGCATCTTCGGCGCGGGGCGCTTTCCGGTCACGGCCTTTCCGCTGCCCGTGCGTTTCGCGCTGACCTTTATCGTCCCGATTGCCCTGATCACCACCGTACCCGCGCAGGCCATGACCGGGCGGCTGTCGCCCGCGCTGGCGATGGCCTCGCCGCTGGTGGCCGCCGGGCTGTTCGCCGTGACCCGCCTGTTCTGGCTGCGGGCGGTGGGCAGCTACACCAGCGCCAGCAGCTGA
- a CDS encoding GNAT family N-acetyltransferase, with amino-acid sequence MQLQTNLEGITPAALNGFFEGWPNPPTPQTLHRILAGSYRMALAVDDGQVIGFVHAISDGVLCAYIPLLEVWAGWRGQGIASRLMESLFVQLDGLYMIDTACDDELVPFYERFGMMRGNAMVRRDYARQRGQG; translated from the coding sequence ATGCAGCTTCAAACCAACCTGGAAGGGATTACGCCCGCTGCCCTGAACGGCTTTTTCGAGGGCTGGCCCAACCCGCCGACACCGCAGACATTGCACCGGATTCTCGCTGGCTCCTACCGGATGGCGCTGGCGGTAGACGACGGCCAGGTGATCGGCTTCGTCCACGCCATCAGCGACGGCGTGCTGTGCGCGTACATTCCGCTGCTGGAGGTTTGGGCCGGGTGGCGCGGCCAGGGCATCGCGTCACGTTTGATGGAGAGCCTGTTCGTCCAACTGGACGGCCTGTACATGATCGACACCGCCTGCGACGACGAACTGGTGCCGTTCTACGAACGCTTCGGCATGATGCGCGGCAACGCGATGGTTCGCCGGGATTACGCGCGGCAGCGTGGGCAGGGCTGA
- a CDS encoding NADH:flavin oxidoreductase/NADH oxidase, protein MPDTTPKLFQPLKLQGLTLPNRIVVSPMCMYSAHNGLANDFHLVHLGQFALAAPGLIFTEAAAVSPEGRISPEDLGLWADEQIIPLGRITDFIHAQGGRVGIQLAHAGRKASTYAPWRGKGAVAHEYGGWGVIGPDTQAFAPVFHTPNAMTADDIGRVTQDFVAAAQRAEIAGFDVVEIHAAHGYLLHQFMSPLSNSRTDDYGGSFENRTRFLMDVVRAVRGGWPMHKPLFVRVSATDWAGSGWDLEQTVRLAGLLEREGVDVLDVSSGGLTTEQQITPAPGYQVPFATAVKDAVRDLDVMAVGMIESPQQAEDILQKGQADLIALGRPFLGDPHWAWHAAQQLGVTPDVAAQYQRGNRLD, encoded by the coding sequence ATGCCCGACACCACGCCCAAACTGTTCCAACCGCTCAAACTTCAGGGGCTGACCCTGCCCAACCGGATCGTCGTGTCGCCGATGTGCATGTACAGCGCCCACAACGGGCTGGCCAACGATTTTCACCTCGTCCATCTGGGCCAGTTCGCGCTGGCCGCGCCGGGCCTGATCTTCACCGAGGCCGCCGCCGTCTCGCCCGAGGGGCGCATCAGCCCCGAGGATCTGGGCCTGTGGGCCGACGAGCAGATCATCCCGCTGGGGCGCATTACCGACTTCATCCACGCGCAGGGCGGGCGAGTCGGCATTCAGCTGGCGCATGCCGGGCGCAAGGCCAGCACCTACGCCCCATGGCGTGGCAAGGGCGCGGTGGCGCACGAGTACGGCGGATGGGGCGTGATCGGGCCGGATACGCAGGCGTTCGCGCCGGTCTTTCACACCCCCAACGCCATGACCGCCGACGACATCGGGCGCGTCACGCAGGATTTCGTGGCGGCTGCCCAGCGGGCGGAGATTGCCGGCTTCGACGTCGTCGAGATTCATGCCGCCCACGGCTACCTGCTGCACCAGTTCATGTCGCCGCTGTCGAACTCGCGCACCGACGACTACGGCGGCTCCTTCGAGAACCGTACCCGCTTTCTCATGGACGTGGTGCGGGCCGTGCGCGGCGGCTGGCCCATGCACAAGCCGCTGTTCGTGCGGGTGAGCGCCACCGATTGGGCCGGGAGCGGCTGGGATCTGGAGCAAACGGTCAGGCTTGCGGGCCTGCTGGAGCGCGAGGGCGTGGATGTGCTGGACGTCAGCAGTGGCGGCCTGACCACCGAGCAGCAGATCACCCCCGCCCCCGGCTATCAGGTGCCGTTCGCCACCGCGGTCAAGGACGCCGTACGCGATCTGGACGTCATGGCGGTGGGCATGATCGAGAGCCCGCAGCAGGCCGAGGACATCTTGCAAAAGGGTCAGGCGGACCTGATCGCGCTGGGCCGCCCGTTCCTGGGCGATCCGCACTGGGCCTGGCACGCCGCGCAGCAGCTGGGCGTGACACCGGATGTGGCCGCGCAATACCAGCGGGGCAACCGGCTGGACTAA
- a CDS encoding ABC transporter ATP-binding protein, with amino-acid sequence MRRVTPASPPALEALDLRHSFGALTVLHGVSLQVQPGEVVAVTGPSGSGKSTLLHLLGGLDVPDAGEVWWAGERADTLDTQARAVRRAGRVGLVFQHHYLLEDLSVLDNVLIPMRLAGQRDPARAHALLARVGLAGREAAFPGVLSGGERQRVAVARALASGPAVVLADEPTGSLDRANATTVAALLVALAREEGAGVLLVTHDDRLAGYADRVLHLLDGRFTDELPVYG; translated from the coding sequence ATGCGCCGCGTGACGCCTGCCTCTCCCCCCGCCCTGGAAGCCCTGGACCTGCGCCACAGCTTTGGCGCCCTGACGGTCCTGCACGGCGTATCCCTGCAGGTCCAGCCGGGCGAGGTGGTGGCGGTCACCGGGCCGTCGGGCAGCGGCAAAAGCACGCTGCTGCACCTGCTGGGCGGCCTGGACGTGCCGGACGCGGGCGAGGTGTGGTGGGCCGGAGAGCGGGCCGACACGCTGGACACCCAGGCGCGGGCGGTGCGGCGGGCCGGGCGGGTGGGGCTGGTCTTTCAGCACCATTACCTGCTGGAAGACCTGAGCGTGCTGGACAACGTGCTGATCCCCATGCGGCTGGCCGGACAGCGGGACCCGGCACGCGCCCACGCCCTGCTGGCCCGCGTGGGCCTGGCTGGACGCGAGGCCGCCTTTCCAGGTGTCCTGAGCGGCGGCGAGCGGCAGCGGGTGGCCGTGGCCCGCGCCCTCGCCTCGGGGCCGGCGGTGGTGCTGGCCGACGAACCCACCGGCAGCCTGGACCGCGCCAATGCCACCACCGTCGCGGCGCTGCTGGTGGCGCTGGCCCGCGAGGAAGGGGCGGGGGTGCTGCTGGTCACGCACGATGACCGGCTGGCCGGGTACGCGGACCGCGTGCTGCACCTGCTGGACGGACGCTTTACCGACGAGCTGCCGGTCTACGGCTGA
- a CDS encoding Crp/Fnr family transcriptional regulator — MHRVSELKQNPLFLNVPEDALREAARVVTRRQFGVGDVVLEQQTAGEALHLLVSGAVRVSRVGPGSHGRVMGDVYAPGVIGETAVLGGGERSATVVALTDVTTLMLYRSHFKQLLVRHPQVLWNLSAMLVARVTALNDELIAFGLNTEAALSHVFSGQYRQRVAAGVPDPATLPLSITDIMLRVSASRETVVRVLRKLERQHFLTMTAHNITLLDPQGIEEVILDELNALD; from the coding sequence ATGCACCGTGTGTCCGAGCTGAAACAAAATCCGCTGTTCCTCAACGTGCCCGAGGACGCGCTGCGCGAGGCGGCTCGTGTGGTCACCCGGCGGCAGTTCGGCGTGGGCGACGTGGTTCTGGAACAGCAGACGGCGGGCGAGGCGCTGCACCTGCTGGTGTCGGGCGCGGTGCGCGTCAGCCGGGTGGGGCCGGGCAGCCACGGGCGCGTGATGGGCGACGTGTACGCTCCTGGCGTGATCGGCGAAACGGCGGTGCTGGGCGGCGGTGAGCGCAGCGCCACGGTGGTCGCCCTGACCGACGTGACCACCCTGATGCTGTACCGCAGCCATTTCAAGCAGTTGCTGGTGCGCCACCCACAGGTGTTGTGGAACCTCAGCGCGATGCTGGTGGCCCGCGTCACCGCCCTGAACGACGAGCTGATCGCCTTTGGCCTGAACACCGAGGCGGCCCTGAGCCATGTCTTCAGCGGCCAGTACCGCCAGCGCGTGGCGGCGGGCGTGCCGGACCCCGCCACGCTGCCGCTGAGCATCACTGACATCATGCTGCGCGTCTCGGCCAGCCGCGAGACGGTGGTGCGCGTGCTGCGCAAGCTCGAACGCCAGCATTTTCTGACGATGACGGCCCACAACATCACCCTGCTGGACCCGCAGGGCATCGAGGAGGTCATCCTCGACGAACTCAACGCGCTGGACTGA
- a CDS encoding fumarylacetoacetate hydrolase family protein: MRLVRMMWNGEAHWGEVDGEAVQFTRGMGGPRTGDSAPLDEAALLPPAEPSKIVCVGRNYLDHIRELGNDKGDLPTEPGIFLKGPNALAEPGGTVDAPEWSDNFHFEGELALVIGTRARHLTPENALAAVAGYTCGLDLTARDRQKTDLQWFRAKAADRFCPLGPWLETDFDPSDVRVQTRVNGETKQDSRTSLMIFDVPAILAYVTRFVTLEPGDVVLTGTPEGVGPVKAGDTVEVDVEGIGVLVTRIG, translated from the coding sequence ATGCGACTGGTCAGAATGATGTGGAACGGCGAGGCCCACTGGGGCGAGGTAGATGGAGAAGCGGTGCAGTTCACGCGGGGCATGGGCGGCCCGCGTACCGGCGACTCGGCCCCTCTCGACGAGGCCGCCCTGTTGCCGCCCGCCGAGCCCAGCAAGATCGTCTGCGTGGGCCGCAATTACCTGGATCATATCCGCGAGCTGGGCAACGACAAGGGGGACCTGCCCACCGAACCGGGCATCTTCTTAAAAGGCCCCAACGCGCTGGCCGAGCCGGGCGGCACGGTGGATGCCCCCGAGTGGAGCGACAACTTTCACTTCGAGGGCGAACTGGCGCTGGTGATCGGCACGCGGGCGCGGCACCTGACGCCGGAGAATGCCCTGGCCGCCGTCGCGGGCTACACCTGCGGGCTGGACCTGACCGCCCGTGACCGCCAGAAAACAGACCTGCAGTGGTTCCGGGCCAAGGCCGCTGACCGCTTCTGCCCGCTGGGGCCGTGGCTGGAGACGGACTTTGATCCCTCGGACGTGCGCGTGCAAACCCGCGTGAACGGGGAGACGAAACAGGACAGCCGCACCAGCCTGATGATTTTCGATGTGCCCGCCATTCTGGCCTACGTGACCCGTTTCGTGACCCTGGAGCCGGGCGACGTGGTGCTGACCGGCACGCCCGAGGGTGTCGGCCCCGTCAAGGCGGGGGACACGGTGGAAGTCGATGTGGAGGGTATTGGGGTGCTGGTCACGCGCATCGGGTGA
- the pnp gene encoding polyribonucleotide nucleotidyltransferase produces the protein MIGKTYTTMLGERELSIETGKLAKLVSGSVTLRYGDTMLLVTAQARDDKSTLDFLPLTVEFEERHYAVGKIPGSFHRREGRPGEKAILGARITDRQIRPLFPKGYRHETQVIITVISADGQNAPDVLGPVGASAALSLSDIPWAGPTACVRVGQVDGQYVINPTAEQLTRSPMDLVVAGTRDAVMMVEAGAQNASEDDLVGAIEFAHAEMQGVISLIETMREEMGQEKFNFLEETDLTTDLVPELTEKAKAGGLKDALLTVKKKDRSARTKALRDGIIAGYEPDPDADGAKERITALKNAFNKVEKQELRRLILEDDLRADGRDSKTVRPIWIEARPLPRAHGSAIFTRGETQVLGVTTLGTERDEILVDDLSAEDNDKFLLHYNFPPYSTGEVKRMGGQSRREIGHGNLAKRAIRAVLPSFEEFPYVIRIVGEVLESNGSSSMATVCAGTLSLMDAGVPIKAPVAGVAMGLVMEGDKYRVLTDILGLEDALGDMDFKVCGTAEGVTALQMDIKVGGITPQIMREALAQARDGRLHILGKMAEVLAAPRPELSPTAPRIISLKINPELIGKVIGPGGKQIRELEAMGAQITVEEDGTVRVFSAESASAEAVRDRIMSITREAKAGEEFDGTVVKTTPFGAFINLYPGQDGMLHISQMSEERVNAVEDVMNVGDKLRVKIVAVDDRGKIDLIRPELEGKIAPREARPPRSGGGDRGGRPPRRD, from the coding sequence ATGATTGGAAAAACGTACACGACGATGCTCGGCGAGCGCGAGCTGAGCATCGAGACCGGCAAACTCGCCAAGCTGGTCAGCGGCAGCGTCACCCTGCGTTACGGCGACACCATGCTGCTGGTCACCGCCCAGGCCCGCGACGACAAGAGCACGCTGGACTTCCTGCCGCTGACCGTGGAATTCGAGGAACGCCACTACGCCGTGGGCAAGATTCCCGGCTCGTTCCACCGCCGCGAGGGCCGCCCCGGCGAGAAGGCCATCCTGGGCGCGCGCATCACCGACCGCCAGATTCGCCCCCTCTTCCCCAAGGGCTACCGCCACGAGACCCAGGTGATCATCACCGTGATCAGCGCCGACGGCCAGAACGCGCCGGACGTGCTGGGGCCGGTGGGCGCCTCGGCGGCCCTGTCCCTGAGCGACATTCCCTGGGCCGGCCCCACCGCCTGCGTGCGCGTGGGTCAGGTCGACGGCCAGTACGTCATCAACCCCACCGCCGAGCAACTGACCCGCAGCCCCATGGATCTGGTGGTGGCCGGCACCAGGGACGCCGTGATGATGGTGGAGGCGGGCGCGCAGAACGCCTCTGAGGACGATCTGGTGGGGGCCATCGAGTTTGCCCACGCCGAGATGCAGGGCGTGATCTCGCTGATCGAGACCATGCGCGAGGAAATGGGCCAGGAGAAGTTCAACTTCCTGGAGGAAACCGATCTGACCACCGATCTGGTGCCGGAGCTGACCGAGAAGGCCAAGGCGGGCGGCCTGAAAGATGCGCTGCTGACGGTCAAGAAGAAAGACCGCAGCGCCCGCACCAAGGCCCTGCGCGACGGGATCATCGCGGGCTACGAGCCAGACCCCGACGCCGACGGCGCCAAGGAGCGCATCACCGCCCTGAAGAACGCCTTCAACAAGGTGGAAAAACAGGAGCTGCGCCGCCTGATTCTGGAAGACGACCTGCGCGCCGACGGCCGCGATTCCAAGACCGTTCGCCCCATCTGGATCGAGGCGCGGCCCCTGCCCCGCGCGCACGGCAGCGCCATCTTCACGCGCGGCGAGACGCAGGTGCTGGGCGTGACCACCCTGGGCACCGAGCGCGACGAGATCCTGGTGGATGACCTGAGCGCCGAGGACAACGACAAGTTCCTGCTGCACTACAACTTCCCGCCGTACAGCACTGGCGAGGTCAAGCGCATGGGCGGCCAGTCGCGCCGCGAGATCGGGCACGGCAACCTCGCCAAGCGGGCCATCCGCGCGGTGCTGCCTTCCTTCGAGGAGTTCCCCTACGTGATCCGCATTGTGGGCGAGGTGCTGGAATCCAACGGCTCCTCCTCGATGGCGACCGTGTGCGCCGGCACGCTGTCGCTGATGGACGCGGGCGTGCCGATCAAGGCGCCGGTGGCGGGTGTGGCGATGGGCCTGGTGATGGAGGGCGACAAGTACCGCGTCCTGACCGACATCCTGGGCCTGGAAGATGCGCTGGGCGATATGGATTTCAAGGTCTGCGGCACGGCTGAGGGCGTGACCGCCCTGCAGATGGACATCAAGGTGGGGGGCATCACCCCGCAGATCATGCGCGAGGCGTTGGCGCAGGCCCGCGACGGCCGCCTGCACATTCTGGGCAAGATGGCCGAGGTGCTGGCCGCGCCGCGCCCGGAACTGTCGCCCACCGCGCCGCGCATCATTTCCCTGAAGATCAACCCCGAGCTGATCGGCAAGGTGATCGGCCCCGGCGGGAAGCAGATCCGCGAGCTGGAGGCGATGGGCGCGCAGATCACGGTGGAGGAGGACGGCACCGTGCGTGTGTTCAGCGCCGAGTCGGCGTCGGCGGAAGCCGTGCGCGACCGCATTATGAGCATCACCCGCGAGGCCAAGGCGGGCGAGGAATTCGACGGCACGGTGGTCAAGACCACGCCGTTCGGGGCGTTTATCAACCTGTACCCCGGCCAGGACGGCATGCTGCACATCTCGCAGATGTCCGAGGAGCGCGTGAACGCCGTGGAAGACGTGATGAACGTGGGCGACAAGCTGCGCGTCAAGATCGTGGCCGTGGATGACCGGGGCAAGATCGACCTGATCCGCCCCGAACTGGAAGGCAAGATCGCCCCGCGTGAGGCGCGTCCGCCGCGTTCGGGTGGCGGGGACCGGGGAGGACGGCCCCCCAGGCGCGACTGA